One window of the Archaeoglobus sulfaticallidus PM70-1 genome contains the following:
- a CDS encoding APC family permease, which yields MDRELVKGLSFKHVWAIGVGAVVGDGIFLLIGEGAKIAGPAALVAYTIAGLFLLFIMISMGEMAVGMPDAGAMWVWNKRTLGGLAGFLTGTSYAIGWIIAGGSVGLAIGTITSWFFQIGSPEISVVIWAIIWLTVFMLLNLVGVIPAANTQLVLVLGLVGLMLLFGIFGFASGKIDPSNYTPFMPNGFSSLFPAIAFGTYAYMGALTLATSGSEVRDPRDLPRALWASSITFLIIYTIAMAAMLGLVPYSELSVSESPFTKAAEVAFGTSAAYIINFAAWLAAATCLLGGTLYAAPRLLYSMGEDRILPSVFSKVHEKHKTPHVAIIFTWIASIGLVLLGYQNPDIVYVHLSLLLVFAWVVTWLISLISAVQYRRKFPEEVKNLPWKQPLYPLFPILGLIGIAIIFYGTFQGAETSVIIGIAYVVLLTIYYFVYGKRVMEE from the coding sequence ATGGATAGAGAATTGGTAAAGGGACTTTCTTTTAAACATGTGTGGGCTATCGGAGTGGGTGCTGTCGTCGGTGATGGTATTTTTCTCCTTATTGGAGAGGGTGCAAAAATCGCCGGCCCAGCAGCTTTGGTAGCTTATACGATTGCGGGGTTGTTCTTGCTTTTTATAATGATTAGCATGGGTGAGATGGCTGTAGGCATGCCTGATGCTGGTGCAATGTGGGTATGGAACAAAAGAACGCTTGGTGGACTGGCAGGATTTCTTACGGGCACTTCTTATGCAATCGGGTGGATAATCGCAGGAGGATCAGTGGGTTTAGCCATAGGAACAATTACTTCCTGGTTTTTCCAGATTGGAAGCCCAGAGATCTCAGTAGTTATATGGGCGATAATCTGGTTAACAGTTTTCATGCTACTGAACTTGGTCGGTGTCATTCCTGCAGCGAACACTCAGTTAGTACTGGTCCTTGGATTGGTTGGACTTATGCTACTCTTTGGCATCTTCGGGTTTGCAAGTGGTAAAATAGACCCGAGCAATTATACACCCTTTATGCCCAATGGTTTTTCAAGCCTCTTTCCGGCGATTGCCTTTGGAACCTATGCATACATGGGCGCTTTAACTCTTGCAACTTCTGGAAGTGAAGTTAGAGACCCAAGGGACCTGCCAAGAGCGTTGTGGGCATCATCTATAACATTTCTGATCATATATACAATTGCAATGGCGGCAATGCTTGGACTTGTCCCATATTCAGAACTCAGCGTCTCAGAATCTCCGTTTACCAAAGCTGCTGAAGTTGCGTTTGGTACATCTGCAGCATATATCATTAACTTTGCTGCTTGGCTTGCTGCAGCGACATGTCTTCTTGGAGGCACACTTTATGCGGCCCCAAGACTCCTCTACTCAATGGGTGAAGACAGAATCTTGCCAAGTGTTTTCTCAAAAGTGCATGAAAAACACAAAACACCACATGTTGCAATAATCTTCACATGGATTGCTAGTATAGGACTGGTTTTGCTGGGTTATCAGAACCCGGACATCGTTTATGTACACCTTTCGCTCCTTCTTGTGTTCGCATGGGTTGTAACTTGGTTAATTTCACTCATCAGTGCGGTGCAGTACAGAAGGAAGTTCCCTGAAGAGGTCAAAAATCTGCCTTGGAAGCAGCCATTGTACCCACTTTTCCCGATATTGGGGCTGATAGGAATTGCGATCATATTCTACGGAACCTTTCAGGGAGCAGAGACCTCGGTGATTATCGGAATCGCTTATGTGGTGTTGCTGACAATATATTACTTCGTTTACGGTAAAAGGGTGATGGAGGAATGA
- a CDS encoding tRNA uridine(34) 5-carboxymethylaminomethyl modification radical SAM/GNAT enzyme Elp3, protein MDAHSTYHKACKEIAEELIKASTEPGIELTRSDIEIIKKRIAKKYNLSRIPSNPDIRKFIPDNERIKKMLRIKPVRTISGVAVVAVMSSPAPCPHGRCVPCPGGIKTPQSYTGREPAAMRAIQHGYDPFRQVTARLGELKEIGHAVDKVEIIVMGGTFPARDKEYRDHFILNIYNALNSFDSDPSISSTIEEAKEINEKAKARCIGMTFETRPDYCGLGEIKEMLSYGGTKVELGVQSIYDDVLEIIKRGHGVDATVKATKLLKNSAFKVGYHIMPGLPSSDFERDLRMFRKIFEDERFKPDYLKIYPTLVVDGTELYEMYRSGEYRPYTTEEVAELIARAKRFFPKWVRVQRIQRDIPVKLAIGLDKGNLRQIVHQKLKERGWRCNCIRCREIGHNVGESRVEEILSSCELKIERYRASDGVEYFISYETEDFLAGFIRLRFCEAALEEIENHALIRELHVYGISLPLGLKDSSSPQHRGIGSKLLSAAEEIAIQEFDRIAVISGVGAREYYRKHGYKKLRNYMAKRLK, encoded by the coding sequence ATGGATGCACACAGCACATATCACAAAGCCTGCAAGGAGATTGCTGAAGAGCTCATCAAAGCCAGCACAGAACCTGGTATAGAGCTGACAAGATCCGATATAGAGATCATAAAAAAGAGGATAGCAAAGAAGTACAATCTATCCAGAATCCCATCGAATCCGGATATCAGAAAATTCATTCCAGATAACGAGAGAATCAAAAAGATGTTGAGGATAAAGCCTGTTAGAACAATCTCAGGTGTTGCCGTTGTCGCTGTCATGTCATCTCCTGCTCCATGCCCCCATGGTAGGTGCGTTCCCTGTCCTGGAGGTATCAAAACCCCGCAGAGCTATACCGGCAGGGAACCTGCAGCTATGAGGGCCATCCAGCACGGTTATGATCCTTTCAGGCAGGTTACTGCAAGACTGGGCGAGCTGAAGGAGATAGGCCATGCGGTGGATAAGGTTGAGATTATCGTTATGGGCGGAACATTTCCGGCGAGAGATAAGGAATACAGGGATCACTTTATACTGAACATTTACAACGCCCTTAACAGTTTTGATAGCGATCCAAGTATCAGCTCAACTATTGAGGAAGCAAAGGAGATAAACGAGAAGGCTAAAGCGAGATGTATCGGAATGACCTTCGAAACCCGTCCGGATTATTGTGGTCTCGGAGAGATAAAGGAGATGCTGAGCTACGGTGGCACAAAGGTGGAGCTTGGCGTTCAGAGCATTTACGATGATGTTCTTGAAATCATAAAGAGGGGGCATGGCGTTGATGCAACAGTTAAAGCCACAAAGCTTCTCAAGAATTCGGCTTTTAAAGTCGGATACCACATCATGCCCGGATTGCCTTCAAGCGACTTTGAAAGAGATTTGAGAATGTTTAGGAAGATTTTCGAAGACGAGAGGTTCAAGCCGGATTACCTCAAGATATACCCAACTCTAGTTGTAGATGGCACTGAGCTATACGAGATGTACAGATCTGGGGAGTACAGACCATACACAACTGAAGAGGTTGCCGAGCTTATAGCAAGGGCGAAGAGGTTCTTCCCGAAATGGGTCAGGGTGCAGAGGATACAGAGAGATATCCCTGTCAAGCTTGCAATAGGACTTGACAAAGGAAATCTGAGGCAGATAGTGCATCAGAAGCTGAAGGAGAGAGGCTGGAGGTGCAACTGCATAAGATGCAGGGAGATCGGACACAATGTTGGAGAGAGTAGAGTAGAAGAGATCCTGTCATCCTGTGAGCTGAAAATAGAGAGATACAGGGCATCAGATGGAGTGGAGTACTTCATATCTTACGAGACTGAAGACTTTCTGGCCGGGTTTATAAGACTGAGGTTCTGTGAGGCGGCACTGGAAGAGATAGAAAACCATGCGCTCATAAGAGAGCTCCATGTTTACGGCATATCCCTTCCACTTGGCTTGAAGGATTCCTCCTCTCCACAGCATCGCGGAATTGGATCAAAGCTCTTATCTGCCGCAGAGGAGATTGCAATCCAGGAATTTGATAGAATAGCTGTGATAAGCGGTGTTGGAGCAAGAGAATACTACAGAAAACATGGATACAAAAAATTGAGGAATTATATGGCAAAAAGGTTGAAGTAA
- a CDS encoding HD domain-containing protein, protein MEFEKIVRLIFEVGELKRVPRSGWLRFGIGNVESVAEHSMRTAFIAFIVAFIETSSYEVATKSAFYALIHDMAEARTTDLHKLARKYMDVDTERAFRDQLSLLPSNLAEKILEERDDVKKYVKDADKLELLFQAMEYSKINSETLLYAENLSFETDAAKEIARAIKPDSWWIYFEELNHNKHKKHEK, encoded by the coding sequence ATGGAATTTGAGAAAATCGTCAGACTGATTTTCGAAGTTGGCGAGCTAAAAAGAGTTCCGAGATCTGGATGGTTGAGATTTGGTATCGGCAATGTTGAAAGCGTGGCAGAGCACTCTATGAGAACAGCCTTCATTGCATTCATCGTAGCCTTCATCGAAACCAGTAGCTATGAGGTCGCAACAAAATCCGCATTTTATGCACTGATACACGATATGGCTGAAGCGAGAACCACCGATCTGCATAAGCTGGCCAGAAAGTATATGGATGTTGATACCGAGAGGGCTTTCAGAGATCAGCTATCCCTTCTTCCCAGTAATCTTGCAGAAAAAATTCTCGAAGAAAGGGATGATGTTAAAAAGTATGTGAAGGATGCAGACAAACTTGAACTCCTTTTTCAGGCCATGGAGTACTCAAAAATAAATTCAGAAACTCTGCTATATGCAGAGAACCTGAGCTTCGAAACAGATGCAGCAAAAGAGATAGCCAGAGCCATAAAACCAGACAGCTGGTGGATCTATTTTGAAGAGCTAAACCATAATAAACATAAAAAACATGAAAAATAG
- a CDS encoding aspartate aminotransferase family protein, with amino-acid sequence MTWRRSSEVIGGVFDIKFYPLIVDRCEGYRIRDIDGKEYIDFNASWAVANVGYGNKKIIDAVCEQFSKTSSFSLTSYYHEKSIKLAELLLSLVPESENKKVIFGHSGSDINDGIFKLLPYATKKNKIITFLGSYHGQTYGSFSLSGHKAEGWLNPAGGVVKVPYPYCYRCPFSLEYPECKIHCVRFIEEYIFETVAPAEDVSIVFLEPIQSDGGDIVPPEEFHDRLYKLCKRNGIYYGVDEVKVGFARTGKFFGFEHYGIKPDFITVGKPMGGGFPISACIGVREVLDYPGAFHLSTIAGHPAGCSASIATIEYIKENKLDRNAEKMGDRLIKGLKEIAENRDIIGDVRGKGLIVGVELVRDRESKEPASKECAMLTYRCWELGLVLAYVGLYSNVVEITPPLVIDEEGIDEGLNIFDQALKDIVEGRFDESKVKEFAGW; translated from the coding sequence ATGACTTGGAGAAGGTCGTCAGAAGTAATCGGTGGTGTTTTCGACATTAAATTTTATCCTCTTATCGTGGATAGATGCGAGGGATACAGGATTCGTGACATTGACGGGAAGGAGTATATAGACTTCAATGCAAGCTGGGCTGTGGCAAATGTAGGATACGGAAACAAAAAAATCATTGATGCTGTGTGCGAGCAATTTTCAAAAACTTCTTCTTTTTCTTTGACATCTTACTATCATGAGAAGTCCATAAAACTTGCTGAACTCCTACTCTCTTTGGTTCCAGAGAGTGAGAACAAGAAGGTTATCTTCGGTCATTCTGGTTCGGATATAAATGATGGCATCTTCAAACTTCTTCCATATGCAACCAAAAAGAACAAGATTATAACCTTTCTTGGATCATATCATGGGCAAACCTATGGCTCGTTTTCCCTGTCGGGTCACAAAGCGGAAGGGTGGTTGAATCCTGCTGGAGGTGTTGTTAAAGTTCCATATCCATACTGCTATCGCTGTCCGTTCTCTCTGGAATATCCGGAATGCAAGATTCACTGTGTTAGATTCATAGAGGAGTATATATTCGAAACTGTTGCACCAGCAGAGGATGTGTCGATAGTTTTTCTAGAGCCTATACAGAGCGATGGGGGAGATATAGTCCCGCCAGAGGAGTTCCATGATCGATTGTATAAGCTCTGTAAAAGGAATGGAATATATTATGGTGTTGATGAGGTGAAAGTCGGTTTCGCAAGAACGGGCAAGTTTTTCGGTTTTGAACATTATGGCATAAAACCAGATTTCATCACAGTTGGTAAACCGATGGGTGGTGGGTTCCCTATCAGTGCATGTATAGGAGTCAGGGAGGTCTTGGACTATCCCGGAGCTTTTCATCTTTCAACCATCGCAGGCCATCCAGCGGGATGTTCAGCAAGTATAGCGACAATAGAATACATCAAGGAAAATAAGCTGGATAGAAATGCTGAAAAGATGGGGGACAGGTTGATTAAAGGGCTTAAAGAAATTGCTGAAAACCGTGACATTATTGGGGATGTCAGGGGAAAAGGGCTTATTGTGGGAGTTGAGCTGGTGAGAGATAGGGAGAGTAAAGAACCTGCAAGTAAAGAATGTGCGATGCTAACCTATCGTTGCTGGGAGCTTGGACTCGTTCTTGCGTATGTTGGGCTTTATTCCAATGTCGTGGAGATCACCCCACCGCTTGTAATCGATGAAGAGGGAATCGATGAAGGTCTGAATATTTTTGATCAGGCTCTTAAAGACATTGTAGAAGGAAGGTTTGATGAAAGTAAAGTTAAGGAGTTTGCGGGGTGGTAA
- a CDS encoding ROK family protein, whose amino-acid sequence MGFLGLDVGGTNTDVVLLDDSTFHHIKTVKTRDIIDGISDLISDFILDIIPEKDVKAVGIGIAAWIRDGKIFRAPNLPVIPNININLNHIIENDANCFAFFASKEFGFKDMIGITIGTGIGSGIILEGKLYRGKGLAGEIGHAVVSDDKTCVCGEVGHLEAHFGGWAIERDFSKPAEKLDIDIHSLSGFDRFCRAVAFAVMMMDFEGVVVGGRIGMSLSEKVLKKRISEYLMPEFDPEIKILKDELAVAKGSALLAKEYFG is encoded by the coding sequence ATGGGTTTTCTTGGACTTGATGTCGGAGGAACAAACACAGATGTCGTGCTTTTAGATGACTCTACTTTCCACCACATCAAAACCGTAAAGACAAGAGATATAATCGATGGAATAAGTGATCTTATTAGTGACTTTATTCTTGACATTATTCCTGAAAAAGATGTAAAGGCTGTGGGTATAGGCATTGCAGCATGGATTAGAGATGGAAAGATATTCAGAGCACCCAATCTACCAGTAATTCCGAATATAAATATTAATCTGAACCATATCATAGAGAACGATGCCAACTGCTTCGCCTTCTTTGCATCAAAGGAGTTTGGATTTAAAGACATGATCGGAATAACCATCGGCACCGGAATAGGCTCTGGTATAATTCTGGAAGGAAAGCTGTACAGGGGAAAGGGTCTGGCAGGAGAGATCGGGCATGCCGTTGTGAGTGATGATAAAACATGTGTTTGTGGGGAAGTAGGCCACTTAGAAGCCCATTTTGGTGGGTGGGCTATAGAAAGAGATTTCTCAAAACCCGCTGAGAAGCTGGATATCGATATCCATAGCTTAAGTGGCTTTGATAGGTTCTGCAGGGCTGTTGCCTTTGCGGTTATGATGATGGATTTCGAGGGAGTGGTTGTTGGAGGAAGGATCGGCATGAGTCTGAGCGAGAAGGTTTTAAAGAAGAGAATATCAGAATATCTGATGCCTGAGTTTGATCCAGAGATTAAGATTTTGAAGGATGAACTGGCTGTTGCGAAAGGCTCTGCACTTCTCGCAAAAGAGTATTTCGGGTGA
- a CDS encoding DsbA family protein: MDKNILFALIAGVLIGAIVGFAFSNMQKSETEINKTAVDYSVKYINRYLLKPGVKVEVKDIKKLDVYALNVEFVSKNSTLGEDYVYITSDGKTLILNSIDITKEPKNYRTNVSADDDPYRGKEDAKVTIIEFSDYACPYCAKFEKVLSEIEKKYPDIKIVFRDFPIHGNVSIIAAKAANCANEQNRFWEYHDLLFEKQNEWIEALKNGDKQKLYLYAEELGLNLTEFKSCLNSNKYDSEIQKDYFDGLTAGVSGTPTVFLNGIKVEGLATQEALAEIIEQEAGK, from the coding sequence ATGGATAAAAATATATTATTTGCTTTGATTGCTGGAGTCCTGATTGGCGCGATTGTAGGATTTGCTTTTTCGAACATGCAGAAAAGTGAGACCGAGATTAACAAAACTGCTGTAGATTATTCTGTTAAATACATAAATAGGTATCTCCTCAAACCTGGAGTAAAGGTAGAAGTGAAAGATATCAAAAAATTGGATGTGTATGCCCTGAATGTTGAGTTCGTAAGCAAGAATTCAACTTTAGGCGAGGATTACGTTTACATAACCTCCGACGGAAAAACCCTGATTTTAAATTCAATAGATATCACAAAAGAACCCAAAAACTACAGAACCAATGTAAGCGCAGATGATGACCCATACAGGGGGAAAGAAGATGCTAAGGTAACCATAATCGAGTTCTCCGACTATGCCTGCCCTTACTGTGCAAAATTCGAAAAAGTCCTTTCAGAAATCGAAAAGAAGTATCCAGACATTAAAATTGTTTTCAGAGACTTTCCGATTCACGGTAATGTTTCGATAATCGCAGCCAAAGCTGCTAACTGTGCAAACGAACAGAACAGGTTCTGGGAGTACCACGATCTCCTGTTTGAAAAACAGAATGAGTGGATTGAGGCCCTAAAGAATGGAGATAAGCAGAAGCTGTATCTGTATGCTGAGGAGCTTGGTCTCAACCTGACAGAGTTCAAGTCATGTCTGAATTCCAACAAGTATGACAGTGAAATCCAGAAGGACTACTTCGACGGATTGACCGCTGGAGTTAGCGGTACACCAACAGTATTCCTAAACGGAATTAAAGTGGAAGGTCTAGCAACTCAGGAAGCGCTGGCTGAGATCATAGAACAGGAAGCTGGAAAATAG
- a CDS encoding malate dehydrogenase: MKIGFVGAGRIGATSAFTCLQHMDVDEIAIVDIMEDLAVGEAMDLAHAAAGLDKYPNIKGGSDYSLLKRSDIIVVSAGLARKPGMTRLDLATKNAGIIKDIAGKIMEYAPESKILVVTNPMDVMNYIMWKETGKPRNEVFGMGNMLDSSRLKERLYAHGARNIRKAYMLGEHGDSMFLAKSLADFDNEVDWAKVEEETRFVAAEVIKRKGATIFGPAVSIFRMVRAVVEDTKEEIPTSVILDGEYGIKDVALGVPAILGKNGVEKVVEYDFSEEELEGFKRSASILKERLKELGY, translated from the coding sequence ATGAAGATTGGTTTTGTTGGAGCGGGAAGAATCGGTGCCACTTCAGCTTTTACCTGCTTACAGCACATGGATGTGGATGAAATAGCTATTGTTGATATAATGGAAGATCTGGCAGTTGGAGAGGCGATGGATTTGGCTCATGCAGCAGCTGGACTGGATAAGTATCCTAATATAAAGGGTGGTTCAGATTACTCGCTGCTCAAGAGGAGCGACATCATTGTGGTGAGTGCCGGACTTGCGAGGAAACCGGGAATGACCAGGCTCGATCTGGCAACAAAGAATGCTGGCATAATCAAGGACATCGCAGGGAAGATAATGGAGTACGCTCCGGAGAGCAAGATCCTTGTTGTCACAAATCCAATGGATGTGATGAACTACATAATGTGGAAGGAAACCGGAAAACCGAGAAATGAGGTATTCGGAATGGGCAACATGCTCGATTCCTCCAGGCTAAAAGAAAGGCTCTACGCCCATGGTGCGAGAAACATAAGGAAGGCATACATGCTTGGAGAGCATGGAGACAGCATGTTCTTGGCGAAGAGCCTTGCAGACTTCGACAACGAGGTTGACTGGGCCAAGGTTGAGGAAGAGACGAGGTTTGTGGCTGCAGAGGTTATAAAGAGGAAGGGCGCAACGATTTTTGGCCCTGCGGTGAGCATATTCAGAATGGTTAGGGCTGTGGTTGAAGATACAAAGGAGGAGATCCCAACAAGCGTTATACTCGATGGAGAGTACGGAATAAAGGATGTTGCTCTCGGCGTTCCAGCAATTCTCGGCAAGAACGGAGTTGAGAAGGTTGTTGAGTACGACTTCAGCGAAGAAGAGCTGGAGGGCTTTAAGAGGTCTGCAAGCATTCTGAAAGAGAGATTGAAAGAGTTGGGATACTGA
- a CDS encoding ZPR1 zinc finger domain-containing protein produces the protein MISCPACGREIKILSTVHDVPYFGKVLITSISCECGFKHSDSIITEIKDPVRYISKINKDNLFTKVIRSTSGTIRFPELGVDIEPGPASNAFITNFEGVLSKVEDIVKLAKSWNSENQEKVEICDKILEKISNTINGDEELTIIIEDPYGNSAIVSDDVFVEKMSEHEVAKLKTGLTVMDITGKTEEEIFEL, from the coding sequence ATGATTAGCTGTCCAGCCTGTGGCAGGGAAATTAAGATCCTGAGCACTGTGCATGATGTCCCGTACTTCGGAAAGGTGCTGATAACATCGATTTCATGCGAGTGCGGATTCAAGCATTCTGACTCGATAATAACAGAGATAAAAGATCCTGTGAGATACATATCAAAGATCAACAAAGACAACCTTTTCACCAAGGTAATACGCTCCACCTCCGGGACGATAAGGTTTCCAGAGCTTGGAGTGGACATCGAGCCCGGTCCGGCATCGAATGCCTTCATAACCAATTTTGAAGGTGTTCTGAGCAAGGTTGAAGATATCGTCAAACTGGCGAAGTCATGGAATTCTGAGAATCAGGAAAAAGTTGAGATCTGCGATAAAATTTTGGAGAAAATCAGTAACACAATAAACGGCGATGAAGAGCTAACAATCATCATCGAAGACCCGTATGGAAACAGTGCGATAGTGTCCGACGATGTCTTTGTTGAAAAAATGAGCGAGCATGAGGTTGCAAAACTCAAAACAGGATTAACAGTTATGGATATCACGGGAAAAACTGAAGAGGAGATCTTCGAGCTATAA
- a CDS encoding Mut7-C RNAse domain-containing protein → MKNRKVVCDRMLGKLTTWLRISGYDTVYVGDLNIMNRRKEDTFLVTSFKDRILLTRDRELYERCISSNREVIFINSNTIAEQIKELSEKGFEFRIVMDRCSVCNNLLRRPSEEEILDVLRKEGLPEDFKTRYEFWYCENCVKLYWMGSHWRNMVKFLKNIEER, encoded by the coding sequence ATGAAAAATAGGAAGGTCGTGTGCGACAGGATGCTCGGAAAGCTCACCACATGGCTGAGAATATCCGGATACGATACAGTCTATGTCGGAGACCTGAACATCATGAACAGAAGAAAGGAGGACACCTTTCTGGTTACGAGCTTTAAGGACAGGATTCTGCTAACAAGAGACAGGGAACTCTACGAGAGGTGCATCTCCTCCAACAGAGAGGTCATCTTCATTAACTCGAATACTATAGCGGAGCAGATAAAAGAGCTCTCAGAGAAGGGCTTCGAGTTCAGAATCGTCATGGACAGGTGCAGTGTTTGCAACAATCTGCTGAGGAGGCCAAGTGAAGAAGAGATACTCGATGTCCTCAGAAAAGAGGGTTTACCAGAGGATTTCAAAACGAGATATGAATTCTGGTACTGTGAGAACTGCGTTAAGCTCTACTGGATGGGGAGTCACTGGAGAAACATGGTAAAATTTTTGAAAAATATTGAGGAGAGGTAA
- a CDS encoding cell division protein SepF encodes MGIMDKLLGRTETRVVDEYEELDLGEYESEILDEAETVIKVAEVTGLSEVPEIRRQIYEGNIVIIDVAFLKHDKLTLDRILKDLRQLAEDVKGDIVGLGDDYFIVTPTGIRIDRKKIVGSRRR; translated from the coding sequence ATGGGAATCATGGATAAGCTACTCGGCAGAACAGAAACCCGTGTGGTTGACGAGTATGAAGAACTCGATCTCGGAGAATATGAATCCGAAATACTCGATGAAGCTGAAACAGTAATAAAGGTTGCAGAAGTTACAGGCCTGAGTGAGGTTCCTGAGATAAGAAGGCAGATTTATGAAGGAAATATCGTCATCATAGATGTTGCATTCCTCAAGCATGATAAGCTAACACTTGACAGGATCCTGAAAGACCTCAGACAGCTTGCAGAGGATGTTAAAGGAGATATAGTGGGCTTGGGCGATGACTACTTCATCGTAACCCCAACAGGCATAAGGATCGATAGAAAGAAAATAGTCGGATCGAGAAGAAGGTAA
- a CDS encoding zinc ribbon domain-containing protein, whose amino-acid sequence MKLVTNTFKGSYKARHIPKIDVNDFPIRLTYGEKHLFYFVFDGGLKARISLPNGRSFKKEEILIHNGELNDKLSELTKHKISDSLLFPDYRLLITLTKEVEIDYVPENAIGVDIGIINLITAYCNGKVLQISGEQILEAHKKGVEHRRLKQKLGSRKFTYNESKFVRDYVYHAANQVIEFAKQFEKPVIVLEDLKWLKRKLKRLPHIYTIAPYELIHSAIVEKALWEEIAVQTRKAYYSSQKCPVCKYVSSKNRKGRRFKCLKCGFEEDVDVVAGMNLSFFAIPPPIKMGGTLAR is encoded by the coding sequence ATGAAACTCGTTACAAATACTTTTAAGGGAAGTTATAAAGCAAGACATATTCCTAAAATTGATGTTAATGATTTTCCGATAAGGCTTACTTACGGAGAGAAGCACCTATTCTACTTTGTGTTTGATGGTGGTCTTAAAGCAAGAATAAGCTTGCCTAACGGTAGAAGCTTCAAAAAAGAAGAAATCCTGATTCACAACGGTGAACTGAACGACAAGCTCTCAGAACTGACCAAACACAAAATCTCCGATTCCTTGCTCTTTCCAGATTACAGACTGCTAATCACACTAACGAAAGAGGTTGAAATAGACTACGTGCCTGAGAACGCTATTGGCGTTGATATAGGAATAATCAACCTAATAACGGCATACTGCAATGGCAAAGTTCTGCAAATCTCAGGAGAACAAATTCTTGAGGCTCACAAGAAAGGTGTTGAACATCGAAGGCTGAAGCAAAAGCTTGGTTCGAGAAAGTTCACATACAACGAATCCAAGTTCGTTAGGGATTACGTGTACCATGCTGCCAATCAAGTAATCGAGTTTGCCAAGCAGTTTGAAAAGCCCGTAATCGTACTGGAAGATTTAAAGTGGCTGAAGAGAAAACTAAAGAGGCTACCACACATCTATACAATAGCTCCTTACGAGTTAATTCACTCAGCAATTGTTGAGAAGGCTTTGTGGGAAGAGATTGCAGTTCAAACAAGGAAGGCCTATTACTCATCACAGAAGTGTCCTGTGTGTAAATATGTCAGTTCAAAGAACAGAAAAGGAAGAAGATTCAAGTGTCTTAAGTGTGGGTTCGAAGAAGATGTTGATGTTGTTGCGGGAATGAATTTATCGTTTTTCGCAATTCCCCCACCCATTAAAATGGGTGGTACCCTTGCGAGGTGA